Within Desulfobacter sp., the genomic segment GGCATACTTCCAGCATTCCATGTAAAGGCCGGCTTTATCCCCGAAATAATAGTTGATCGATGCCCGGTTTGCCCCGGCCTTGAGGCAGATATCCGCCACGGTTGCCTTGCGGAACCCCCTGGCGGAGAACATATCGCAGGCCGATTTCAGCACCCGCAGGCGGGTCTCCTTTCCATCCTCCCGTTTTGCCATCTCAGCAACTCCTCTTATCCGACCAAACATTTTATTGGATTGACAATTTTCAGTTCAGGGAATATGGTATCTTAAACATTCGTTTAAAACAAGCGTTTTAATTAAATAGAGGACGCAATCATGGGCCATGTAAACAGCATCATTATTCGGAGTTTATCCAGTTTAATTCTTATTTCCGGTCTTTTTTCCATGGCCGGGTGCAGGGGAAACCCTGAAGCAGCCCCGCCGCCGCCCAAGGCGCTCGAAGTCTCCGTTGAAACGGTGCACCCCCGGGAGCTCATGCTGACCACGGAACTGCCGGGCCGGACATCGGCCTGCCGCACGGCCCAAATCCGGCCCCAGGTGTCGGGCCTCGTCCAGAGCCGGCTTTTCAAAGAAGGGTCCAATGTTACGGCCGGGGATGTCCTCTACCAGATCGACCCCTCATCATTTAAGGCGGCTCTGGACAATGCCCGGGCCAACCTCAAGGCCGCAAAAAGATCTGCGGACCGTGCCCGGGCGGCCCTCAAGGCCGGCATTGCCGACAAAGACCGGCTCCAGGTCAACCTGGACCTGGCCCAAACCAACCGGGAAAGATACGAAACCCTGTTTGAAAAGAAGTTCATTTCCGCCATCCAGAGGGACCAGGCCGTGACAGAAGCCAAGGCGGCCCAGTCCGCCCTCAATGCCGCCCTGGCCCAGGTGGAAAGCAGCCGGGATGCCGTGGCAGCGGCGGAAGCCGCCATTGAGCAATCCCACGCCATGGTGGAAACCGCCAAAATCAACCTCTCCTATACCACCATCACCGCCCCCATTTCCGGACGCATCGGGCGGTCCGCCGTGACCGAGGGGGCCATTGTAACAGCCTACCAGTCCATGGCCCTGGCCGTCATCCAGCAGATGGACCCCATCTTCGTTGATGTACCCCAATCCACCACGGAACTGCTCAGGCTCCGCCAACGGCTGAACAAGGGCCAGCTCAACCGAAACGGCCATACCCAGAACCGGGTCCGGCTCATCCTCGAGGACGGGTCCCAATACCCCATGGAGGGCACCCTTGCTTTCCAGGAAATCAACGTGGACCCCACCACCGGCTCCGTCATCCTCAGGGCCGAGTTCCCCAACCCCGACCACATCCTTCTGCCGGGCATGTTTGTCCGGGCCGTGATCAAGGAAGGGACCAGCCCCGCGGCCATCCTCATTCCCCAGCAATCCGTGTCCCGGGATTCCAAGGGCGATCCCATGACCTTCCTGGTGGATAAGGACAGCAAGGTCACCGCCAGGCGCCTCACCCTGGACCGGGCCATCCATGACAAGTGGCTGGTGGCATCGGGCCTTAAGCAGGGGGACCGGCTCATTGTGGAGGGGATACAGAAGGTCCGGCCCGGGGCAACGGTTAAAGCCGTTGAAACGACGCCGCCCTCCCAGAAGGAAGGAGACCGCTAATGCTGTCAAAATTTTTCCTGGACCGGCCCGTATTCGCCTGGGTCATCGCCATTATCCTCATGGTGGCCGGGGGATTGGGAATCTATAATCTCCCCATTTCCCAATACCCCCCCATTGCGCCCCCCTCCATCGCCGTTGACGCCTTTTATCCGGGGGCTTCCGCTGAAACAGTGGAAAACAGCGTCACCCAGATCATCGAACAGAAGATGACCGGTTTTGACGACATGCTCTACCTTTCGGCCACCTCTGATTCCTCCGGAGCGGCCCGGATCGAACTGACCTTTGCCCCGGGCACCGACCCGGACCTGGCCTGGGCAAAGGTCCAGAACAAGCTCCAGCTGGCCATGTCCAGCCTGCCCGAGGTGGTTCAGCGCCAGGGGGTCCAGGTGAGCAAGTCCACCCGGAACTATCTCATGGTGGTCTCCCTGATCTGCGAGGACGGGTCCATGGACGGCAACGATCTGAGGGATTATTCCCAGTCCACCCTGGAGAAGGTGCTGGCCCGGGTCCCCGGGGTCGGAGAGGTCACCACCTTCGGCACCCAGTATGCCATGCGCATCTGGCTGGACCCCAACAAGCTCACCAATTACAACCTCACCATTGCAGATGTGATTGCCGCACTGAAGAGCTATAACGTGGAAGTCTCCGCCGGCCAGTTCGGCGGGGCCCCTGCGGTGGAAGGCCAGCGGCTCAACGCCTCCATCGTGGTTCAGAACCTGCTTAAAACCCCGAAGGAATTTGCCGATATTCCCCTGCGCATCAACCCCGACGGTTCCCGGGTGCGCATCAGGGATGTGGGACGCACGGAACTGGGGACGGAGCGGTACGATGTGGAGGCCGAATACAACGGCATGCCCACAGGCGCCCTGGCCATCCGCCAGGCCGCAGGGGCCAATGCCCTGGCAACCGCCGAAAATGTCCGGGCCAAACTGGAAGAAATGAGCAACTTTTTTCCCCAGGGTGTGAAGGTGGTCTATCCCTACGACACCACCCCCTTTGTCCGGGTGGCCATATCCGAGGTATTTAAAACCCTGCTTGAGGCGGTGATCCTGGTCTTTTTGGTCATGTACCTGTTCATGGGCAACCTGCGGGCCACCCTCATTCCCACCATTGCCGTGCCCGTAGTACTCCTGGGCACCTTTGCCGTGCTGGGGCTCTTCGGCTTTTCCATCAACATGCTCACCATGTTTGCCATGGTGCTGGCCATCGGCCTGCTGGTGGATGATGCCATTGTCGTGGTGGAAAATGTGGAACGGATCATGGAGGAGGAGGGCCTCTCCCCCCGGGACGCCACAGCCAAATCCATGGAAGAGATCACCTCCGCCCTCATCGGCATCGGCCTGGTGCTGTCGGCGGTGTTCGGCCCCATGGCCTTTTTCCCGGGCTCCACCGGTGTCATCTACCGGCAGTTCTCCGTGACCATCATCGCGGCCATGCTACTCTCGGTCCTGGTGGCCCTGATCCTGACACCCGTGCTCTGTGCCTCTCTGCTCAAGCCCATGCCGGCCGGCCACCGTCCCGAGGACAATGCCATATTTTTCATGCGCCCCTTTTTCCGGTGGTTTAACAAAAGCTTTAACTGGATCAGGGGGATATACATTAAGCTTGTGGGACGGGTCCTGTCCAAAAAGCTGCGGTATATTGCCCTGTTCCTCATCATTACCGGCACCATGGGCTGGCTGTTCAAGCAGCTGCCCACAGCCTATCTGCCCTCGGAAGACCAGGGCATTCTCTATGTCCAGGCCATGCTCCCGGCCAACTCCACCCTGGAACAGACCCGGACCGTGCTGGACCGGGTAAAAGAACATTTTTTGACCCATGAAAAAGACGCCGTGGAATCGGTGCTCACCATCTCCGGATTCGGATTTTCCGGCCGGGGCCAGAATGTGGGCCTGGCCTTTGTAAGACTGAAGGACTGGGAACTGCGCCAGAATCCCGGCCTCAAGGTGGAGCCGGTGGCCGGCAGGGCCATGGGCTTCTTTTCCACATTCAGGGATGCCATGGTCTTTGCCTTTCCCCCGCCGGCGGTGGTGGAACTGGGCCAGGCCAACGGGTTCGATTTCCAGCTCCTGGACCGCGGCGGCCTGGGCCATACAAAACTCATGCAGGCCAGGAACCAGCTGCTGGGCATGGCCCACCAGGACCCCAGGGTCACCCGGGTGCGCCCCAACGGCCTGGAGGACGTGCCCGAGTACCGTATTGACGTGGACTGGGAAAAGGCCGGCACCCTCGGTGTACCCGTGTCCTCCATCAACAACACCCTGGCGGCGGCCTTTGGCTCGGCCTATGTGAATGATTTCATCCAATCGGGGCGGGTCAAACGGGTATTTGTCCAGTCCGACGCCCGTTTCAGGCGCCTGCCTTCGGACCTTGAAAAAATTTATGTAAGGAACAATATCGGGAAAATGGTGCCCTTTGCCTCTTTTGCCTCGGGCCACTGGACCTCGGGCTCTCCAAAGCTGGAACGGTTCAACGGCTTCCCGTCCATGAACATCTGGGGAGAGGCCGCCCCGCAAAAAAGCTCGGGCGAAGCCATGGCCGCCATGGAAGAGGCCGTGGGCAAACTCCCCCGGGGGGTGGGCTTTGACTGGAGCGGGCTTTCCTTCCAGGAACGGATGTCCGGCTCCCAGGCGCCCCTGCTCTACGCATTTTCCATTCTGGTCATTTTCCTCTGCCTGGCGGCCCTGTACGAAAGCTGGCCCATCCCCGTATCCATCCTCATCACCCTGCCCCTGGGGGTTATCGGCGGGGTCGCGGCCTGTTATTGGATGGGCATGCCCAATGATGTTTATTTCCAGATCGGACTGCTCACCATCCTGGGGCTGACCACGAAAAACGCCATCCTCATCGTCCAGTTCGCCCGGGCGAAGGTGGACGAGGGCATGGGGCTTGTGGAGGCCACCCTGGAAGGATCCCGGCTGCGGCTGCGGCCCATTATCATGACCTCCCTGGCCTTTGGATTCGGGGTGCTTCCCCTGGCCATGGCATCGGGCGCAGGGGCCGGGGCCCAGCGGGCCATCGGCATCGGTGTATTGGGGGGGGTGGTCACCTCCACCCTGCTGGTAGTCCTCTTTGCACCGCTGTTTTATGTGATCATTTACAAATTATTCGGCAAACACAGAAAGCGCGTAACCATGAAAGGTGATGCGGATTAATCCTCTGTCCTGAGCAGGGACTCCACCAGAAGGGCAAATTCCGGGCCGATTTTTTTGTCCGGAATCATGGCTTTTCCCCGGGCGGCTTTAAAAAAACGGGCACAGACCTTGTGCTGATCCCGGTTCAATGTGGCGGAAACTCCCTGCTTGCCCCCTTTTTCAGCCTGTCCGTTTTCCGGCGGTGCATCGGGCAGGTCCCGCCGACCGTGGGGACGCCGGACCATCTGGGTGTAATAGAGTACGGCTCTGTCCAGGAGGATGTATAAAAACTGGATATTCTCATTGGGCCCCACCCGGATGCGGTCCCCGCCCACCCCTTTGGGCCCCCTCTGGGCCAGTTTCCGGGCACCGGCCAGGGCGGACCCCGCCCCGATGGCCGATCCGATGGCCGTGAACACGCCGAAGGTGAGGCCGGCGGCAGCCGTATCCAATACCGCCCCCACAGTGCCCCCAACCAGGGCGCCGGCCGCGGTCAGCTGTCCCCGGGTCAGTCCCAGAATTTCCCAGGTCCGTTCGGAAAAAAGGTCATGGTGGAGGGCTGAATAGTCAGGCAGGCTATAGTCAAAATGGCGGTGGCGGTAAAGGGTGCGTATCCGTTCAAACATCTGTTTTTCCATTTTCCGGATCTCTTCCCTGTACTCCTTGGCCAGTTTCTCCTTCAGGGATACCGGGTCCAGCTTCCGGCTGACTTTTCCGGATACCGAAAAGGCCAGGGCCTGCTCAATGCCGTGGGTGATATGGGCGCAGGCCATGCGGTGGCGTTTCTCCCACTCCGCCTTGAATGAAGCCACCACATTTTCCAACCCCTTTTCCCACTCCTGGTCAATGGCCTTGAGGCTTTCCAGCATGCGGATCCGCTCATAAAAATCCGCCCGATTGGAATTGAAGACCCGGATCACGTTAAAATGCCTGCGGAACTCTTCTTTCCACTGGTCCGTATAGTCCCGGGCATCGGTTTTGGAATTGATCACGGCCATGCGGGGACGGCCCGTGAGCCTGAGGATTTCCATTTCCGCCAAATCGTCTTCTCTCACCGGCCGGGAGCCGTCCACCACGTAAATGATGCCCGCGCCCCCGGCCACCGGGGTCAGCAGTTCGCACTCATCGGCAAAAAAGGGATCCGACGCATGGACGGCAATGAAGCGGTCGATGAGATCCGGCCCCGGGTGTTTCCTGAACCAGGCCAGGGTCTGCCGGGGCATCTGAAAGCCGGGGGTATCCACAAACCGGATGATCTCCCGGTCGTCTATTTTTACGGTATAGGCCCGGGAGACGGTGGTCTCTCCGGGCACGCTGCTGATGCCGATGCGGTCGTCTTCGGTGAGGGTGGAGACCACCGAGGACTTTCCCTCATTGGGATGGCCCAGCACGGCAAATTCGGGTAGGGAGAACTCAGTCACGGCATCCACCTTTCCACAATGATGCCGGGATCCTTGAGCTGGGCCACGGCGGTCTGCCAGACCTGGAAATCCATATCCCCGGCTGCCACTGCCATTGCCCCCTCCCCCGGCGTCCGGGTGAGAAATATCCATATATCATGATCCGGAAACACCGCCTTCCGAAGCTGGGTCAAATAATAAAGCAGGCCCCGGATGGGGGGCTGCCAGACCTCCTGGAGAAGGATCACCACCCCGTTTTCCGGCGGCGCCGCAGCCTTCAGGGCCGGCTCATCCCCTTCAAACTCAAACCCGATTCTGGCGATCCCGGCAATATCAACGCCCAGCTGCCGGTCCAGGGCGCCGGCAATATCATCCATGGCCCCGTCCGGGTAGCTCCTCGCCGAGGCAAGGACAAGGGCCGGTGTCTTCTGCCGGATCTCAGGTTCAGCCGCCTGCGGTTCCGCTGTCCGGGGTTCAGTAACTTCCTGCGGTCCGCCGCCCCCTGGGTCCGTGGGGGGTAAAACGGGTGCAGTTTCAATGGCCGCTCCCCGGGCCAGGGCCGGATCAGGCAGGGGCGGCCGGGTGTGTGCCCGGGTGCCGCCGGTCTCTCTGATTTCCATATTCATTCGGGGAGACCGCATGCGCATGAGCAGCCGCCGGTACCGGGGCCGGTTCATATCAAATGCATTGAGTGCTTTTTTGCCCGCCCCCACGGCTCCGCCGAGCAATGCCAGCCGGGGAATGCCCCCGTAAACCAGGATGCCCATGCATAGAAATGGCCACCATGCCGCCAGATGCTCTGTGGCCAGACCGCTCATCCCCTGTTTGAGGATGATCCGTGAGCCGTGAACCTGGGCCAGAGTGGGCAGGGCCGCGCCGTCGGGCAGTATCCAGGACCAGGGCAGGGCCAGGGCCGAAACCATTTTATGGATCTGCTCCCCCGATGTAAACAAAGTGGACTGCCACCCAAAGGCCAGGTCCGTAACCATGACCCGGAACAGAGTCCCTCCCAGGCATCCCAGGGAAAACCCCAGGGCGGCCAGCGAAGAAGCCGTAAATACAGGCCAGAACAGGAGCCCCTTATAGGTTCCCGACCGGAACCGGGACACCAGGCCGGAAGCCCCCGCATCTTTAAAAACAGCGCTCCCGGGCAGATCTCCCGCCTTTTCAATCACGCTCCGTAATCTGCCCAAAAAAGCTTCGAATATCAGGGTGTGGAAAAATGAATAACGGGAGCCGTTGCTGCCGCCGGGCCGGATCCGGCGGGCCATGACGATACCGGCGGCCAGGGCCAGCAGGGCCTGAAACAGAATAAAAAAAGCAATGAACAGGGTGACATTTACAGGCCGGCTGCCGTGGTAGGCCAGAAAGGAATAGGCCGTTATAAATCCCGCCGCAAGCCCCAGGACCGCCATGATCCTGAGGGTCCACCGGTACAGGGAATGATAGAGGCTTCCGGGCAGCCGGCCATCGCCACGGTCAGCCATTTGCCGGCGACGTTTCAGCCAGGCCAGAAG encodes:
- a CDS encoding efflux RND transporter periplasmic adaptor subunit gives rise to the protein MGHVNSIIIRSLSSLILISGLFSMAGCRGNPEAAPPPPKALEVSVETVHPRELMLTTELPGRTSACRTAQIRPQVSGLVQSRLFKEGSNVTAGDVLYQIDPSSFKAALDNARANLKAAKRSADRARAALKAGIADKDRLQVNLDLAQTNRERYETLFEKKFISAIQRDQAVTEAKAAQSALNAALAQVESSRDAVAAAEAAIEQSHAMVETAKINLSYTTITAPISGRIGRSAVTEGAIVTAYQSMALAVIQQMDPIFVDVPQSTTELLRLRQRLNKGQLNRNGHTQNRVRLILEDGSQYPMEGTLAFQEINVDPTTGSVILRAEFPNPDHILLPGMFVRAVIKEGTSPAAILIPQQSVSRDSKGDPMTFLVDKDSKVTARRLTLDRAIHDKWLVASGLKQGDRLIVEGIQKVRPGATVKAVETTPPSQKEGDR
- a CDS encoding efflux RND transporter permease subunit, with product MSKFFLDRPVFAWVIAIILMVAGGLGIYNLPISQYPPIAPPSIAVDAFYPGASAETVENSVTQIIEQKMTGFDDMLYLSATSDSSGAARIELTFAPGTDPDLAWAKVQNKLQLAMSSLPEVVQRQGVQVSKSTRNYLMVVSLICEDGSMDGNDLRDYSQSTLEKVLARVPGVGEVTTFGTQYAMRIWLDPNKLTNYNLTIADVIAALKSYNVEVSAGQFGGAPAVEGQRLNASIVVQNLLKTPKEFADIPLRINPDGSRVRIRDVGRTELGTERYDVEAEYNGMPTGALAIRQAAGANALATAENVRAKLEEMSNFFPQGVKVVYPYDTTPFVRVAISEVFKTLLEAVILVFLVMYLFMGNLRATLIPTIAVPVVLLGTFAVLGLFGFSINMLTMFAMVLAIGLLVDDAIVVVENVERIMEEEGLSPRDATAKSMEEITSALIGIGLVLSAVFGPMAFFPGSTGVIYRQFSVTIIAAMLLSVLVALILTPVLCASLLKPMPAGHRPEDNAIFFMRPFFRWFNKSFNWIRGIYIKLVGRVLSKKLRYIALFLIITGTMGWLFKQLPTAYLPSEDQGILYVQAMLPANSTLEQTRTVLDRVKEHFLTHEKDAVESVLTISGFGFSGRGQNVGLAFVRLKDWELRQNPGLKVEPVAGRAMGFFSTFRDAMVFAFPPPAVVELGQANGFDFQLLDRGGLGHTKLMQARNQLLGMAHQDPRVTRVRPNGLEDVPEYRIDVDWEKAGTLGVPVSSINNTLAAAFGSAYVNDFIQSGRVKRVFVQSDARFRRLPSDLEKIYVRNNIGKMVPFASFASGHWTSGSPKLERFNGFPSMNIWGEAAPQKSSGEAMAAMEEAVGKLPRGVGFDWSGLSFQERMSGSQAPLLYAFSILVIFLCLAALYESWPIPVSILITLPLGVIGGVAACYWMGMPNDVYFQIGLLTILGLTTKNAILIVQFARAKVDEGMGLVEATLEGSRLRLRPIIMTSLAFGFGVLPLAMASGAGAGAQRAIGIGVLGGVVTSTLLVVLFAPLFYVIIYKLFGKHRKRVTMKGDAD
- a CDS encoding DUF2868 domain-containing protein yields the protein MNFSLKEIIDLDFFLSLDEGMEDRKETAARDREIFREIEGAGPGSGIDNKIDIKDDRSLLLAWLKRRRQMADRGDGRLPGSLYHSLYRWTLRIMAVLGLAAGFITAYSFLAYHGSRPVNVTLFIAFFILFQALLALAAGIVMARRIRPGGSNGSRYSFFHTLIFEAFLGRLRSVIEKAGDLPGSAVFKDAGASGLVSRFRSGTYKGLLFWPVFTASSLAALGFSLGCLGGTLFRVMVTDLAFGWQSTLFTSGEQIHKMVSALALPWSWILPDGAALPTLAQVHGSRIILKQGMSGLATEHLAAWWPFLCMGILVYGGIPRLALLGGAVGAGKKALNAFDMNRPRYRRLLMRMRSPRMNMEIRETGGTRAHTRPPLPDPALARGAAIETAPVLPPTDPGGGGPQEVTEPRTAEPQAAEPEIRQKTPALVLASARSYPDGAMDDIAGALDRQLGVDIAGIARIGFEFEGDEPALKAAAPPENGVVILLQEVWQPPIRGLLYYLTQLRKAVFPDHDIWIFLTRTPGEGAMAVAAGDMDFQVWQTAVAQLKDPGIIVERWMP